A region of the Kribbella sp. NBC_01245 genome:
AGCGAGGATCCCGCCCGCAATGAGCCCCGCACGCTGTCGCCCGCTTCGTGCGCACCTGAAGAGCACGGCAGAGATACCGATGGCCAGAAGCGCCACTAACAGCGGGAAGACGACCGAGTCCGGCTCATCCGCCGGGACCTGCCAGGGTGCGCCAGAGGCGGCTGCGGCAACCGCTGCGGCCGCAATCGCTCCAAACGTCGCAGTAGCCGTCAGAGCCGCACTGGACCAACCACGCCAGGGTGCGGGAATCGCGCTGTCCACGGATTCCAGCTCTGCCTGCAAGTTGGCACGGGCGCCCGGCCCCATCCGCTGCTCGGCGTACGGCGTCCGGAACAGCGGCGTCTCCTCGGCCAGGAGCAGGCCCAGTTCGTCGTACCGCCGTTGCAGGTAGGCGTCGCGGTCGTCGCTGGCCCTACGTAGCTCGGCCACGTGTTCGGCATACCAGTCCGGTGCCGCCGCCAGGTGCGCGTTGACCGCGTCCAGCAGTACGTCGCCGTTGGCGTCAGGCCGATCCGGGACCAAGTCGCGCCGATCCGGCGCCACGCCGTCAGAGCCGGTACGGCGGATGAGGCGGGCCACCTCCGCCGTACGGGTCGGGTCGATGCCGTGGACGGGCAGCAGCCGTTCGGCGAACCGGGCTGAGGCCTCGGCGTCCTCGGCGGGGCTGCCGCCGGGGAGATGCTCGGCCCGGTGGAACCAGGCGGCGAGCCGGACGGCGGTCGGATCGGTGCTGAGCTGCACCAAGAAGCCCAGCGCCGTGAGCACGATCTCGAGGTAATCCTCCCCATAGACGCGGCGGGTCCGGGCGGAATAGCGGGCGATCAGCTCGTCGGCGAGGGCGGCGGGGGCGCTCAGGGTCGCCAGCTGAGGCAGCAGCTCGTTCCACTTCGCGCGCAACGTCACGGCGGTAGTCTCCCAGGCACAGGGTGCGATCGCGCAACTGCAACGGGTCGTCATCCCACGGTATGACAACGATTCCTACCAGGGTTCTACATCATGCCCGGGTAAGATGGGCCCCCGAAATGATGTGGTGGCTCGTTGCCGAGAACAACAATGGCGGATATGAACCTGGTCGAAGCGCTGCCACAGGCCGGCTGTGATGGGCTGGCAGAGGCAGTGATCGACCTCGCCGCCATCCAGGCGAACGTGCACCGATTCCAGCGCGTTCGCCCCGGCCTCGAGGTGATGGCGGTCGTGAAGGCGGATGCCTTCGGCCACGGCATGATCCCGGTCGCACGCGCCGTGCTGGCCGCGGGCGCGACCTGGCTGGGCGTGGCCCGGGCCGAGGAGGCGCTGCAGCTGCGCGAGGCGGGTATCACCGCGCCGATCCTGGTCTGGCTCTACGGTCCGGACGATCTGGAGCTGCTGCAGGACGTCGAAGTGAGTATCGCCGGTCTGGCCGAGCTCGAGCAGGCCGCCGCCGCTCCGAATGTGCGAAGCGTGCACCTCAAGCTGGACACCGGGATGCACCGCGGCGGTAGTTCGGCGGACCAGTGGATCGAGCTGACCCAGACCGCCGCACGGCTCGAATCCGAGGGGCGGTTCAGGGTTCGCGGGCTGTGGTCGCACTTGTCCCACGGCGATGAGCCGAGTGGCGTGCACAACCAGCAGCAGCTTGACATCTTCCGCGCCGGGGTGGTGCTCGCGCGTCGTGCCGGGCTCGACCCGGAGTACCTGCATCTCACGAATTCGGCCGGCACCATCACGCTGGACGCCCCCGAGCTCAACCTCGCCCGCATCGGCGCGGGCCTGTTCGGTATCGACGAGACCGGCGCCGGTCTCCAGCCGGCCATGCGGCTTTCCGCCAGCCTGCTCAAGGTCCGCCGGATCCGGGCCGGCGAGGGCGTCTCCTACGGACACGATTACGTCGCCGAGCGCGACACCACGATCGGGCTGGTTCCCCTCGGGTATGCGGACGGCATCCCGCGCGGAGTGCAGGCGACCGTGCTGGTCCGCGGGGTGCGAGTGCCGATCGCCGGGCGGATCGCGATGGACCAGTTCGTCGTGGATCTCGGTGATCTGCCCGCCACCCCTGGTGACGAAGTGGTCATCTTCGGCAACGGTTCCGAGGGTGAGCCGACCGCCGCCGATTGGGCAGGCTGGGCGGGCACGATCCAGCATGAGATCTACTGTGGCATCGGCGCCAGAGTGCCCCGACGTTATCTAGACCCGGCTGAAAACACCGGATCTCCCCGATAGAGAGGCAGATATGACCACCAGCTCCGTGACGGCGGCCGCCCAGCAGCGCACGCCGCGGATGACCGTGGCCGTGATCATGGGAGGCGTCAGCTCCGAGCACGACGTGTCCCTCGCCAGTGGTGGAGGTATCGCCGACGCCGCCGAGAGCCTTGGGCACCAGGTGATCCGCCTGGTGATCGGGCGGGACGGCAGCTGGACGACGAACGGCACTCCCGGCCTGGACGCCGCGCTCGCCGCGCTGCGCGCCTCGGACGTGGCCGTGCCCGCGATGCACGGCGAGGGTGGTGAGGACGGCACCATCCAGGGCTTCCTCGAACTGCTCGGCGTGAAGTACGTCGGCAGCGGCGTCTCGGCCAGCGCGCTCAGCCTGGACAAGCACGCCACCAAGGCGGTGCTGGCGACGCACGGTATTCCGGTCGCGCCCGGGATCGCGTTGCGCGGCGAGGCGCTGACCCAGGCCGGATCCGACGCGGAGGACGCCGCCGTACAGCTCAAGGAGGCCGGTGTCGCCTACCCGGTGTTCGTGAAGCCCGCATCCGGTGGTTCCAGCTTCGGCGTCAGCCGCGTCACCGAGACGGCCGGGCTGTCCGCCGCGATCGCCGAGGCCGCCGCGCTGGATCCGCAGGTGCTGGTCGAGCAGGAGATGATCGGCCGCGAGATCGACCTGTCCGTGATCGAGCTGCCCGACGGCTCCATCGAGGTCGGGCCCGCGCTGGAGATCCACAGCGACCCGAACCAGCCGTTCTTCAACGCCGAAGCGAAGTACTCCAGCGCCGCCACCGAGTTCATCATCCCGGCTCCGATCGATCCGGAGCTGGCCGAGCGGCTGCGGTCGACCGCCATCGCCGTGTTCAGGACGATGGGCTGCCGCGGCCTGGCCCGGGTGGACTTCTTCGTGCTCGAGAACGGTGAGCCCGTGGTGAACGAGCTGAACACCTTCCCCGGTTTCACTCCCGCCTCGCAGTACCCGCGCATGTGGGCCGCGACCGGTCTGAGCTACGCCGACGTGGTGAACGTGCTGCTCGCGACCGCGGTGGCGGACCGCGCGTGACGACATCCCTGCCGGTGTTGCTCAGCGACGAGCTGATCACCCGAATCCCGGTGGTCGAGTCTGGGGAGACCCTGGTCGACCTGCGCGAGCGTGGCATCGCCTGCGCGCGGACCGGTCCGACCCCGGGCACGGCACATCGCCGCGTCCGGGCCGGGCTGGCCGAGCGACTCGCCATCGCCGACGGCTTCCTGCCGGCAGGGACCAGGCTGTACGTCGCGGAGGGCCTGCGTCCGTCGCGGGTCCAGCAGGAGATCTACGACGGCTATCGCGCCGAGCTGGAGCGCCTCCACCCGGGCATCGCGCCGGAGGACGTGCACGTGCTGGCCAGCCGGTTCGTCTCGCCGATCGAGGTCGCACCGCATGTCGCCGGTGGCGCGGTGGACCTGACCCTGATCGACGCCGAGGGCAAACAGCTCGACCTCGGCACCGAGATCGACGCGACGCCCGAGCAGAGCGATGGCGCCTGCTTCTTCGCGGCGACGAACGTGTCCCGCGAGGCCCGGCAGAACCGTTCCCTGCTCGCCGACGTGCTCACTGCCGCCGGTCTGGTGAACTACCCGACCGAGTGGTGGCACTGGTCGTACGGGGATCGCTACTGGGCCTACTCGACGCGTCACCCGCACGCGCTATATGGACCGGCCTAGCTCGTAGGACCTGGCCATCCGGCATGCTGCGGGGATGCGTTTGCTCCTCAGCCTGCTATTCCTGGTCGCACCTGTAGCGCCTTCGCCCACAGTGGAGGAGGTCGCCGCTGGGTGGCAGGTGAGCCCGGTGTACGTCCATCCGTCGCAGCAGGCGCTGATGCCGACCGCCGAGGCTGAACGGTTGGCCCTGCGGGTTCAGTCGCACCAGCCGGCCGTGCGGATTGCCGTAGTACCTGCGGCCGCTCTGAACGAGATGGCCGGCTCCACGCGGGAGCAGAAGGCGCGAGCCTTTGTGGACGCTGTGGTCGACACGTGGCGCCAAGACGGCGTGTACATCGTGGTGTTCGGTGGAGCGCTCGTCTGGAGTAGTGCCGTTGGGGTCGATACGCCGATCGGTGAGGTCCTGACGGATGAGTTGGACAACTACTCACGGTCTGACCCGGTCGGGCTGCTCGACGCCGTACTGACTCGCATAGGCGTTGCGGAATCTCCTGGCGGGAATGGCTGGCTATGGGTCCTACTGATCGCTCTGGTCGTCCTAGTCGCGGCAGGCCTCGGGCTGTGGCGGTGGAAGCGTAAGCCGGATAGGGAACCGCCGCCGCTGTACAAGCCGTCGTACGAGGTGCTGCCGGACGAGGCAGACACATTGGCCGAACGACGACGTCTGGCCCGTGAGGATGTGACCAGGTTCGGAGAGGAGCTGGACGCGGCAGACCTGGCAGTGGATCGCGAGTTGGTCGCGGCCCACGCGCAGGCGGCGATGGACGCATACGCCGACGCAGGTCGTCTGGCCGACCTGGAGCAGGATGACGAAGGCCTGCGGGCTTTGCGGGCCACTGTCGAGTACGGACGTTGGCGACTGGCTAGTGCGCAAGCTGTTCTCGCTGATCAACCGGTACCGCCCAGGCGTGCCGCCTGTTTCTTCGACCCGGCTCACGGGATGTCCGTGACCGACTGGATGTACACGCCGCCGGGCGGGAAAGCCCGGGAAATCCCGGTCTGCGCTGCTTGCCGGGACAGGCTCTCGGGAGGAGCTCAATGAAGGCCTTACTGGTACTCGCGACTGTGCTGCTCTGGACACCTGGTGTCGCCGCCGCCTCGCATGTAACCCCAACACCTACGCCCGGCAAGTCTCCGAGTCCGAGCACCAGCAAGCCGCGGTACGTCTACACGCCGCCGGACACGAAGGGAGACCGTCAGGCCAGGCAGGCCAAGATCGAGCAGTACATGGACGATGTCGCACTCAAACTGGCGGATCCCGGCGTTTATGTCGGGGACGACGACGAACTGAGCAAGTCCCAGGTGGACGATCTCAACGAGGCGGTGCGGAAGGCGCCCGTGCCGATGCGGATCGCGGTCATCCCGGCCGCGAACCTCAACCTCAACACGTCCAGCTATGGCTCCAGCCGGGTCAAGCTCGCCTGGGAAGGTGAGGAGATCCCCGACCAGTTGTACGACCGGGTCGGCGTCGAAGGCATCTATGTGGTGCTGGTCGACGCGTCGTCGGAGCGGAACGGGCGCGGGCTGCACGCGGTCCAGCGCGCGGACAAGGGTCCGACGTACCACGTGGAATCGGCGGTGGACCAGGCCGTCGACTGCTGCGCGCCGAACTACAACAAGATGCTGAAGAAGTTCATCGAGCGGGCCCAGGTGGTCAACAAACCGCTGTACGTCGACGCCGCGCCGTATGCCGGGGGAGTGGCCGGCGTCGGCGTGCTCTGGTGGGGCGGTACGACGCTGGGTGCGAGGCGTCGTCGGCGTCAGGAGCAGCAGGAACACCTGGAAGTCGTGCGGCCAGTGCTGACCGAGGAGATCATCGACTTCTCCAAGCAGGTCTCGGCCTTGCCGACGACGTTGGACCCGCAGCAGTCGAAGCTGATCCGGGACGTGCTCGACACGATCGAGAAAGCCCGGCAGCGCTTGGACAAGGCCAAGGGCGACAGTGATGTCGAGGCCATCACCACCTTGCTCGGATCGGCGAGGTACGCCCTGGTCTGTCTAGACGCCATGCGCAACGGCAGGCCTATCCCGGAGCCCACGCCGCCCTGCTTCTTCGACCCGCGGCACGGGCCTAGTACGGGTAAAGCCGTCTGGGCGCCGGAGGGCGGGGTCGAGCGAACGGTGGAACTCTGCGACGAGTGCGCCCGGCAGCTGGCCGAGAACAAACAGCCCGCAGTCCGGATGGTCGACGTACGCGGAACCGCCCGGCCGTACTGGACGCTGGGCGAGGAGCTCGCGTCGTACATCGACGGCTACTGGACGAACGGCGAGGACCGCTGGACCTTCCCGGACCAGGATGCTCGCCGGGCCGGTGCCGCGATGCGTGCGCGCTGGGCGAATGACCGGCCGTCGGCGCGCTTCAGCCGGTGGAGTGACGATGTCGGGACTTCGATGAGCAGCTGGGGCTCGGATTCGGGCAGCTCGTCCTGGGCCGACGACGATGACTCCAGCAGCAGCGGTGGCAGTAGCCGTAGGCGCTCGTGGTCGTCCCGCACTCGTTCTAGCGGCGGTGGTTCCAGCCGCAGGTCGTCGCGCCGCTCAGGAGGAAGCAGGGGTTTTTAGAGCGGCCAGTACGCCGTTCAGCAGGCCCGGGTAGAGCGTGTCGAGGTCGTCCCGGCGGAGGTTGATCATCCGCCGGGTGCCGACGATGCGCGAGGTGATGACGCCTGCCTCGCGCAGGATGCGCAGGTGGTGAGTGCGGGTCGACTTGCCCACCGGCAGCGGGAACTCCCCACACGCGATGCCCTCGGCCGGAGCCGTCGAGACCACCCGCAGGATCTCCAGCCGGACCGGGTCGCCCAGCGCCTGCAGCACCTGGTCCACCTTGATCTCGGACCGGTCGGGATGCGGCAGGACTTCGGGCTCGCTCATGGCTCAATAGTACGACGACTGTCGAAGTTCGATGAATATCGTAGTACGATCACCATCGAACTTGTTGTCGTCGAGGGGTGAGCCGATGTCCGCACGCATCTACCTGCTGGCCGCTGGGGCTTTTGCCGTCGGGACCAGCGCCTATGTGGTCTCTGGGGTGCTGCCGGCCGTCAGCTCCGAGCTCGACGTTTCGCTGACGGCCGCCGGGCAACTGGCGACGGCCTTCGCGCTCTCGTACGCGATCGGGGCGCCACTGCTCGCCACGGTGACGGGTCGCTGGGAGCGTCGTACCTTGCTGCTGGCCGCCCTCCTGATGGCAGCCCTCGGCAACGTCATCGCGGCCGTCGCGACGAACTACCCGGTGCTGATCGTCGGCCGGGTCGTCGCCGCCCTTGGTGCCGCCGCGTACACCCCGGCCGCCACGCTCTTCGCGACCGGCCTGATGCCACCGGAAGGTCGCGGGCGCGCGGTGGCGATCGTCTTCGGTGGCCTGACTTTCGCACTCGTGCTGGGGGTTCCGGCCGGCAGCCTGCTGGGCGACAGCCTCGGGTATCGCGGCGTCTTCGGGCTGATCGCGGCCGCGTCGGTAGTGGTCGCCATCGCGATCGGGACCCTGCTGCCGAGAGTGGACGCGCCGCCGGTGGTCGGGCTGCGCGAGCGCTTCGCCGCGGCGGGCGATCGACGGGTGCAGACGGTGCTCGCGATGACCGTGCTGTCGGTGCTCGCCGCGATGAGCGTCTTCACGTACGTCGTACCGTTGCTGGCCGAGACCGCCGGACTGACCGGGTCGATCGTCGGCATCCTGCTACTGGTCTACGGCCTCGGCGCGGTGGTCGGCAACGTCATCGGCGGCCGCGCGACGGACCGCTTCGGCAGCATCCCGACGCTATTGGTGAGCATGCTGGTCTTCGCCGGCTTGACCGCGCTGCTGCCGGTGACGGCGACTTCCGTGATCGGCGCAGGGGTGTCGTTGTTCGCGCTGAGCCTCTTCACGTGGGCGTTCAACCCGCCGATCCAGAACCTCCTCCTGGAGCTGTCGCCCAGTGGCGGCCTCCTGCTATCGCTGAACGCCTCCGCGATCTACTTCGGCGCGGGCCTCTCGGCCGTGGTCGGCGGCATCGTCATCAACCTCGCCGGCATCCGCGTCCTCCCCGAGGTCGCCGCCCTCCTAGCCCTCGCCTCCCTCGCCCTCCTCCTAACCCTCCGCCGCCCGGCCCCGGCTAAGGCCGCGACGGAGGAACTGGAGACCGCTTCCGCCTGACCACCGAAATAGGCTTACCGCAGCGCGTCTGGCAGAGGTTCGCTGTGGAGGATGGCGAGGGAGGTGACGGCTCGGGTTAGGCAGACGTAGAGGCGGCGGAGGCCGGTGCGTTCGTCGGCCTCGGCGGCAACGATGGCCGCGGGCTCGAGCAGTACGACGTGGTCGAACTCGAGACCCTTGGCGAGGCTCGCGGGCACGATGTCGAGATGGGCCTCGGCGTCATCCTCGTCACCCAGTACCGAAAAGCTCAAACCCTTTGCGGACAAGGCTTTCTGGGCCGCCGGTACGAACGAGTCCGGCAGAATCAGCCCGATCGACCCGAGCCGATCAGTCAGCCCGGCGACGGCCGAGACCGCGCCCGCGAGGCTGTCCGGCGTTTCGCTGATCTCGAGCTCACCACGCGCACGTCGTACGGCAGTCGGCGGCGCGAGGTGTGGCGCGATCTGTGGGAGTAGCCGCGCGGCGTACTCGATCACCTGACCGGGCACGCGGAATCCGGCCGTCAGCTCCTCGGTATGCGCTCCCGCCTTGCCGAGATGCCCGAGCGCCTCTTCCCACGAAGGCGTCGCCCACGGCGTGGTGCCCTGCGCGATATCGCCGAGCACGGTCATCGAACCAGTCGAGCATCGCCGCCCGACGGCCCGCAGTTGCATGGCCGAGAGGTCCTGCGCCTCATCGAGTACGACGTGGCCGAGGCTCGGCGTACGTTCGACCAGGTCGGCGGCCTCGTCGATCAGCGTGGCGTCCGCGATCGACCACTTGGCCGCGCCTGCCGTTCGCGGCGCCTTTTCCCAACGCAGCAAGGCCTGCTCGTCGGGAGTCAGCACGCCCGCAGCGTGTTCGGCGAGGAACGCCTCGTCGGTGAACAACCGGAACACCAGCTTGGCCGGGTCCAACGCGGGCCAGAGCGCATCGGCGTACACCTTGACCGGGCGGCTCCTGGCCACCGAATCCTGGACGCGGTCATCCGGCGAATCCCCGGCCGCCTCCATCCGCGTCAGCACGGCATGGGCCAGGCGCTGCGGCAACATCGCCCGCCCAGCGCCGTACCGGATGCCACGTCCTTGTAGCTCGGTCACAAGTTCCTCAGCCAAGTACGCCGGGACGCGCCATCTGTGCGAGCCTCTGGGCACTACTAGCGGCTCAGTCGGCACCTTCACGTGTGACCAGACAGCGCGGCGTAGAACCTCGGCTAGACGCGCATCCCCTTTGAGTACGTCGACCTGGGCCGGACCGGGCCCAGTGATCTTTACGCGCGTCACCATCTCTTCGACGGTCGTTTGCTTGGCCTCGATCTCGCCAAGTGCGGGGAGTACGTCACCGATGTACCGAAGGAAGCTGGCGTTAGGACCGACTACTAGCACGCCTGCCCGGCTGAGCTGGTCCCGATAGGCATAGAGCAGGTACGCCGCTCGGTGGAGGCCTACGGCGGTCTTACCGGTTCCAGGCGCTCCCTGGACGCAGATGGTGTCACCGACGCCCGCACGAACGATGACGTCCTGCTCGGGCTGGATCGTCGCCACGATGTCGCGCATCGGGCCGGACCGCGGGCGCTCGATCTCGGCGTCGAGGATGTCGCTGTGCTCGTCGATACCAGCGGGCGCGGTGAGGTCCTCATCCTCGAAAGCGGTCATCTCGCCATGGGTGAAGCCGAACCGTCGCCGCGTGCCGACACCCATCGGCTCGGTCTTACTGGCCCGGTAGAACGGCACCGAGATATCGGCCCGCCAGTCCACCACCAGCGGCTCGCCGGCCTCGTCGTTCACATGGCGGCGGCCGATGTGGAAGGTCTCGGTAGTGGGCTCGAGATAGTCGAGCCGGCCGAAGAACAGGGGTACGTCGGGATCGTCCTCGAGCTCCTTCATCCGCCGCCAGATCGCGGCCTTCAGGAACGCGGTGTTGACCGGGTCGGCGCTGGCGATCTCCAGCGAACCGGTCTTGGCCCGCATCGCGGCGAGCGCCTTGCGAGAGGTGGCGAGATGGTCGCGCTCGGCGATCAGCGTCGAATCGGGTATCGGAACCTGGTCGGACATGCAGAGCCCTCCGCGTCGCGGCTGAACAAACAGGGGGTTTCCCGCCTTCAGGGGGTTCCGGGAAAGCCCAGCCACGTTACTCGACCGGGCCCGGCCGCTCCACCCAATTAACCGGGGCCGATTGCGGACAGATCTCTCGACAGGGACGGCGGTCCGCCCTAGCGTCCGGATTGGAAAACGTTTACCGCCTGAGCCTCCGAAGGATCCGCCCATGACCTTCCGCCGAGCAGCGGCCCTTGTCCTCGCGGCCGCCCTCACCACTGGCGCAGCTGTCGCCGGTACCGCCTACGCCGATGGCCCGGCCCATGCCCGCCCGCAACTCGAGAAGCTCGATCGCGGCCTGGTCGCGACCACCACCAGCGAGGGCGTCTTCCTCAGCTGGCGACTCCTCGGCAAGGAGGCGACGGGCAGCACCGACAAGGGTCTGACCGGGACCGACTTCAACGTCTACCGGGACGGCAAGCGCGTCGCCACCGTCACCGACAGCACCAACTACCTCGACAAGTCCGGCAGCGAGACCTCGCGCTACCGCGTCGTCTCCGTCGTCAACGGCCGCGAGCGAGACCGCAGCGACTCCGTGCAGCCGTGGTCCAACGGCTATCGCGAACTCCCACTCCGCAAGCCCGCAGGCGGCGTCACCCCGGCCGGTGAGGCCTACACGTACTCCGCCAATGACATGAGCGTCGGTGACGTGGATGGCGACGGCCAGTACGAGTACGTCGTTCTCTGGAACCCGTCGAACGCCAAGGATGTCTCGCAGATCGGCTACACCGGCATCGTCTACGTCGACACCTACAAGGCCGACGGGACCCTGCTGCATCGGCTGGACCTCGGGCCGAACATCCGGGCCGGTGCGCACTACACCCAGTTTCTCGTGTACGACTTCGACGGCGACGGCCGCTCCGAGATGATGCTGAAGACCGCGCCCGGTACGAAGACGACGCGCTACGACAGGTCGGGGCAAGTCCAGTCCGAGCGCTACATCACGATGCCCGCAGCTGATCGCAAGGCGGGCTACACCAACCAGGACGACTACCGGGTCAGTAAGACCGACTACTACGAGCACCTGGTCACGATGTTCCAGCAGTGGCAGGACCAGGCCGAGGTCAAGAGCGGTCAGTGGCCGGCGACTCTCGAAGCAGCCTTCGGGATCGACCAGCGCTACCAGTACCCGCTCAGCCGCGCCGACGCGACAGCACTGGTCGACTACTTCATGGACGTCTACGCGCCTGCTCGCAGTACGCGCAACCTGCTCCGCAACTTCGAGGGCTTCATCCTCAGTGGGCCCGAGTACCTGAGCGTCTTCGACGGGCTGAGCGGCCGCGAGTTGCAGACCATTCGCTACGAGCCGGGACGTACGGACGACGGTCTCCGCTGGGGTGACTACGCCATGGCGCGTATCGAGCCCGGCAACCGCGTCGACCGCTTCCTGGCCGGTGTCGCCTACCTGGATGGCTCACGCCCGTCTGCGGTGTTCGCCCGCGGCTACTACACACGTACGACGATTGCGACGTACGGCTGGAACGGCTGGCGGATCACCAAGGGCTGGGCGATCGACAGTGGCTGGACCCCGATGACGAACCCGTTCAACGACGGCCCACACGGCCGGGACGGCACTGACCCGGAGTACGGGTCCATCACGACTCAGGGGTTCCACTCGATGAGTGCTGCGGACGTGGATGGCGATGGGAAGCAGGAGATCGTCTACGGCTCCGCCACGATCGACCACGACGGCAGCGTGCTCTACAGCTCCAAGGACGTCATGCCGCCTGGTAGTGCCACTCCCGGCGAGATCTCCCGACTCGGCCACGGAGACGCCATGCACGTGACGGATATCGACCCGCAACGCCCGGGCCAGGAGATCTTCACCGTGCACGAAGGCGCCACCTACGCGCCGTACGGCTATGCCCTGCGAGACGCGGCCACTGGCAAGGTGCTCTACGGCGAGTACTCCGGTCGCGACACAGGGCGTGGCATGGTCGGCGACATCGTCCCGGAGGAACCAGGCCTGGAGACGTGGGCCATGCGCTTGCGTACGGCGGATGGCGACGCCCTCGGCACTGCACAGCCCGGGACCAACCAGAGCATCCGCTGGGCCGCAGACATGACCACGCAGATCGTCGACGGCGCAGGGACCGTCACGCCGACCATCAAGGACTGGCGGCGCGGCACCCTGCTCACAGCGACAGGGACTCTCACCAACAACGGCACCAAGGGCAACCCGTCACTGGTGGCCGACATCCTCGGCGACTGGCGGGAAGAGCTACTGGTCCGCACAACCGACAGCAACGCGATCCGCATCTACCTGAGCACCGAGGTGACCGACCGCAAGCTCTACACCCTCATGCACGACCCCCAATACCGCGCCGAGGTAGCCCGCCAGAACACGGTCTACAACCAGCCCTCCTACACCAGCTTCTACCTGGGCTCCGACCTCAACTGGTCAACAGTGCCGCTACCGGCCAAGTAGCCGAAGTGCCGGTGGTCCCAGTCGTAGGGACCACCGGCACTGTCAGGCGAAGAGGTTTTCGGAGTCGATGATGGTGTAGGCGTAGCCCTGTTCGGCCAGGAAGCGCTGGCGGTGGGCGGCGAATTCGGCGTCCACGGTGTCGCGGGCGACGATCGAGTAGAAGCGCGCGGTTCGGCCGTCGCCCTTGGGGCGCAGGACGCGGCCGAGGCGCTGGGCCTCTTCCTGGCGGGAGCCGAAGGTGCCGGAGACCTGGATCGCCACCGAGGCCTCGGGCAGGTCGATGGAGAAGTTCGCCACCTTGCTCACGACCAGCCGGTTGATCTCACCCGTGCGGAACGCCTCGAACAAACGCTGCCGTTCCTTCACGGTCGTCTCGCCCTTGATCACGGGACAACCAAGCCGTTCGCCGAGCTCGTCCAGCTGGTCGATGTACTGACCGATGATCAGCATCGGCTCGCCATCATGGTGGTCGGCGATCCGCTTCACCAGGCGCGACTTGGCCGGCGTCGAGGCGGCCAGGCGATAACGGTCCTCGGGCTCGGCCGTCGCGTACACAAAGCGCTCGGTCTGCTCGAGGTCCACCCGAACCTCGATGCAATCCGCGGGCGCGATCCAGCCCTGGGCCTCGATGTCCTTCCACGGCGCGTCGTACCGCTTGGGCCCGATCAGCGAGAAAACGTCACCCTCGCGCCCGTCTTCCCGCACCAACGTCGCCGTCAGACCGATACGCCGACGCGTCTGGAGGTCCGCCGTCATCCGGAAGATCGGCGCCGGCAGCAGGTGCACCTCGTCGTACACGATCAGACCCCAGTCGCGCGCGTCGAAAAGCTCGAGGTGCGTGTAAACGCCCTTCCGACGCGTCGTCATCACCTGGTACGTCGCGATGGTGACGGGCCGGATCTCCTTGCGGGCGCCGGAGTACTCGCCGATCTCGTCCTCGGTCAAAGTGGTGCGCTTGAGCAGCTCGTC
Encoded here:
- the alr gene encoding alanine racemase; amino-acid sequence: MNLVEALPQAGCDGLAEAVIDLAAIQANVHRFQRVRPGLEVMAVVKADAFGHGMIPVARAVLAAGATWLGVARAEEALQLREAGITAPILVWLYGPDDLELLQDVEVSIAGLAELEQAAAAPNVRSVHLKLDTGMHRGGSSADQWIELTQTAARLESEGRFRVRGLWSHLSHGDEPSGVHNQQQLDIFRAGVVLARRAGLDPEYLHLTNSAGTITLDAPELNLARIGAGLFGIDETGAGLQPAMRLSASLLKVRRIRAGEGVSYGHDYVAERDTTIGLVPLGYADGIPRGVQATVLVRGVRVPIAGRIAMDQFVVDLGDLPATPGDEVVIFGNGSEGEPTAADWAGWAGTIQHEIYCGIGARVPRRYLDPAENTGSPR
- a CDS encoding D-alanine--D-alanine ligase family protein, whose translation is MTTSSVTAAAQQRTPRMTVAVIMGGVSSEHDVSLASGGGIADAAESLGHQVIRLVIGRDGSWTTNGTPGLDAALAALRASDVAVPAMHGEGGEDGTIQGFLELLGVKYVGSGVSASALSLDKHATKAVLATHGIPVAPGIALRGEALTQAGSDAEDAAVQLKEAGVAYPVFVKPASGGSSFGVSRVTETAGLSAAIAEAAALDPQVLVEQEMIGREIDLSVIELPDGSIEVGPALEIHSDPNQPFFNAEAKYSSAATEFIIPAPIDPELAERLRSTAIAVFRTMGCRGLARVDFFVLENGEPVVNELNTFPGFTPASQYPRMWAATGLSYADVVNVLLATAVADRA
- a CDS encoding M15 family metallopeptidase → MTTSLPVLLSDELITRIPVVESGETLVDLRERGIACARTGPTPGTAHRRVRAGLAERLAIADGFLPAGTRLYVAEGLRPSRVQQEIYDGYRAELERLHPGIAPEDVHVLASRFVSPIEVAPHVAGGAVDLTLIDAEGKQLDLGTEIDATPEQSDGACFFAATNVSREARQNRSLLADVLTAAGLVNYPTEWWHWSYGDRYWAYSTRHPHALYGPA
- a CDS encoding ArsR/SmtB family transcription factor, translating into MSEPEVLPHPDRSEIKVDQVLQALGDPVRLEILRVVSTAPAEGIACGEFPLPVGKSTRTHHLRILREAGVITSRIVGTRRMINLRRDDLDTLYPGLLNGVLAALKTPASS
- a CDS encoding MFS transporter, which codes for MSARIYLLAAGAFAVGTSAYVVSGVLPAVSSELDVSLTAAGQLATAFALSYAIGAPLLATVTGRWERRTLLLAALLMAALGNVIAAVATNYPVLIVGRVVAALGAAAYTPAATLFATGLMPPEGRGRAVAIVFGGLTFALVLGVPAGSLLGDSLGYRGVFGLIAAASVVVAIAIGTLLPRVDAPPVVGLRERFAAAGDRRVQTVLAMTVLSVLAAMSVFTYVVPLLAETAGLTGSIVGILLLVYGLGAVVGNVIGGRATDRFGSIPTLLVSMLVFAGLTALLPVTATSVIGAGVSLFALSLFTWAFNPPIQNLLLELSPSGGLLLSLNASAIYFGAGLSAVVGGIVINLAGIRVLPEVAALLALASLALLLTLRRPAPAKAATEELETASA
- a CDS encoding HelD family protein; its protein translation is MSDQVPIPDSTLIAERDHLATSRKALAAMRAKTGSLEIASADPVNTAFLKAAIWRRMKELEDDPDVPLFFGRLDYLEPTTETFHIGRRHVNDEAGEPLVVDWRADISVPFYRASKTEPMGVGTRRRFGFTHGEMTAFEDEDLTAPAGIDEHSDILDAEIERPRSGPMRDIVATIQPEQDVIVRAGVGDTICVQGAPGTGKTAVGLHRAAYLLYAYRDQLSRAGVLVVGPNASFLRYIGDVLPALGEIEAKQTTVEEMVTRVKITGPGPAQVDVLKGDARLAEVLRRAVWSHVKVPTEPLVVPRGSHRWRVPAYLAEELVTELQGRGIRYGAGRAMLPQRLAHAVLTRMEAAGDSPDDRVQDSVARSRPVKVYADALWPALDPAKLVFRLFTDEAFLAEHAAGVLTPDEQALLRWEKAPRTAGAAKWSIADATLIDEAADLVERTPSLGHVVLDEAQDLSAMQLRAVGRRCSTGSMTVLGDIAQGTTPWATPSWEEALGHLGKAGAHTEELTAGFRVPGQVIEYAARLLPQIAPHLAPPTAVRRARGELEISETPDSLAGAVSAVAGLTDRLGSIGLILPDSFVPAAQKALSAKGLSFSVLGDEDDAEAHLDIVPASLAKGLEFDHVVLLEPAAIVAAEADERTGLRRLYVCLTRAVTSLAILHSEPLPDALR